The following proteins are encoded in a genomic region of Melopsittacus undulatus isolate bMelUnd1 chromosome 8, bMelUnd1.mat.Z, whole genome shotgun sequence:
- the LOC101877341 gene encoding MICAL C-terminal-like protein yields MTEHNLLAIRVMVTSDTSSSELESDFNSDSSNAEVNGQTSLLDLSTCLSPVQRWASLTRSRVALEESPKTSKVADALQRANSFHSSALNKYQNWRRKLQTSFPLLSSKKPGLHGKDSSASCQSGPGENPSQTQLAHKKPPEITRGHFKPHSPVFQRKEKAREMHENIHVYVPHCYPFQSSTRGSPWTPPGNGTLADFSEPEDTDSDNGTYTAQGWKEKTQKYTSEPEDIIGKTKVLSSLDLQEKDGKNTRHPEEKLEQELKEAKKRPVLCAQQLPLSYDSNRADLGRTYSGCQNKGVLWTSQENDADWKKVVFKRSGCPVPLLFADDAPPALPVDTKDALRSADVDAREHSAGPPKSPLKLLANAIKRSVFEPLTSSSEGPKQDSNSKVKASSEQAFFSFPSTLGYSLSQRKSNNTRPPELKAGEWAGEYLGNGSHFSNSSNFSFDSEERSPRSYSKEASFPVYSSHTRPSQTTNILQKPSCTGMEDVPGLLEKFTFKETLPGASMDDMFICNEKYLLLSSPEPKENLDDSAQKSSLGSLFDRLRSKVRYRERNSFVSSLPFMRDHSPENRLCYPSTGCEHLTVRKQATEYSTSSSDDEFECKILLTHQAKRSIRRRRKLERETKQLIKQEELKRLHKAQAVQRQLEELEEKQRTLEVFGVKLERELRGESDLGTKDETQMLHEWFELVLEKNKLMRYESELLIIAQELELEDHQSRLEQKLREKMAIDDSLKDEMDLNEEVEIFTEMMKVVEERDKLVSTLEEQRVKEKAEDQHFESIILSRGYQRSRI; encoded by the exons ATGACGGAGCACAACCTTCTTGCTATCCGAGTCATGGTCACCAGTGACACAAGCAG CTCCGAGCTGGAGTCTGATTTTAACAGTGACTCATCAAATGCAGAAGTGAATGGACAGACCTCGTTGCTGGACCTCTCCACCTGCCTGAGCCCTGTCCAGAGGTGGGCATCGCTCACCAGGAGCCGTGTGGCACTGGAGGAAAGCCCCAAAACATCCAAAGTTGCTGATG cactgcagagagcCAACAGTTTTCACTCCTCCGCGTTAAATAAGTATCAGAATTGGAGGAGAAAACTCCAAACAA GCTTCCCTCTACTGTCCAGCAAGAAACCTGGGCTACACGGGAAGGACAGCTCAGCCAGCTGTCAAAGTGGTCCTGGAGAAAATCCCTCCCAAACACAG TTGGCTCATAAGAAACCACCAGAAATAACAAGAGGACATTTCAAACCCCACAGCCcagtatttcaaagaaaagaaaaagccagagAGATGCATGAAAACATCCATGTCTATGTGCCCCATTGTTATCCTTTtcagagcagcaccagaggTTCTCCATGGACCCCTCCTGGGAATGGAACACTGGCTGATTTTTCTGAGCCTGAAGACACAGATAGTGACAATGGGACATACACAGCCCagggctggaaggaaaaaacccagaaatacaCTTCTGAACCAGAAGATATTATTGGGAAGACAAAAGTGCTGTCATCTCTGGATTTGCAGGAGAAAGATGGCAAAAATACAAGGCATCCAGAAGAAAAGCTTGAGCAAGAATTAAAGGAGGCAAAAAAGAGGCCGGTGCTTTGTGCTCAACAGCTGCCCTTGTCATATGATTCTAACAGGGCAGACTTAGGGAGAACATATTCAGGGTGTCAAAACAAAGGAGTGCTGTGGACTTCACAGGAGAACGATGCTGACTGGAAAAAAGTTGTGTTCAAGCGATCTGGTTGTCCTGTGCCTCTCTTATTTGCAGATGATGCTCCACCAGCTTTGCCAGTTGACACAAAAGATGCTCTGAGGAGTGCAGATGTAGATGCCAGGGAGCACTCAGCTGGCCCGCCAAAGTCACCACTGAAGCTCTTAGCCAATGCTATCAAAAGGTCTGTTTTTGAGCCTCTGACCTCGTCTTCAGAGGGACCAAAGCAGGACTCAAACAGCAAAGTCAAAGCCTCCTCAGAACAAGCTTTCTTCAGCTTCCCCAGTACTCTTGGCTATTCCCTAAGCCAAAGGAAGAGTAACAACACTCGGCCACCAGAGCTTAAAGCAGGGGAGTGGGCAGGAGAATATTTAGGAAATGGGAGCCATTTCTCAAATTcatctaatttttcttttgactcTGAAGAGAGATCTCCAAGGAGTTACAGCAAGGAGGCATCCTTCCCAGTTTACAGTTCTCACACCAGGCCTTCCCAGACAACCAATATACTTCAGAAACCGTCTTGCACTGGGATGGAGGATGTTCCAGGACTCCTAGAAAAGTTTACTTTCAAAGAGACTCTTCCAGGGGCTTCCATGGATGACATGTTTATCTGTAATGAAAAGTACCTCCTCCTTTCATCTCCAGAGCCCAAGGAAAATCTGGATGACTCTGCACAGAAGAGTAGTCTTGGGTCCCTCTTTGATAGACTGAGAAGTAAAGTTCGTTACAGAgaaaggaattcctttgtgTCATCTTTGCCTTTCATGAGGGACCATTCTCCAGAAAACAGGCTCTGTTATCCTTCCACAG GATGTGAACACCTAACTGTCAGAAAACAAGCTACTGAGTATTCCACTTCTTCCTCCGATGATGAATTTGAATGCAAGATTTTATTAACACACCAG GCAAAAAGGTCTatcagaaggagaaggaagctggagagggagacAAAGCAATTGATTAAACAAGAGGAGCTGAAGAGGCTTCACAAAGCACAG GCAGTCCAGCGCCAGCTAGAAGAGttggaggaaaaacaaagaactcTGGAGGTTTTTGGAGTCAAACTGGAGAGAGAACTAAGAGGAGAATCAG atttgGGCACAAAGGATGAAACTCAGATGCTACATGAATGGTTTGAGCTGGTCCTGGAGAAGAATAAATTAATGCGTTATGAGTCTGAGCTCCTGATTAT AGCCCAAGAGCTAGAATTGGAAGACCACCAGAGCAGGTTGGAACAAAAACTGAGAGAGAAGATGGCCATTGATG ACAGCCTTAAAGATGAAATGGATCTGAATGAGGAGGTTGAAATATTTACTGAGATGATGAAAGTGGTTGAAGAAAGAGACAAACTTGTGTCTACCTTAGAGGAGCagagagtgaaagaaaaagcagaagaccAGCACTTTGAAAGCATTATATTATCTAGAGGCTACCAGCGGAGCAGGATTTAA